Proteins from a single region of Equus asinus isolate D_3611 breed Donkey chromosome 17, EquAss-T2T_v2, whole genome shotgun sequence:
- the LOC139040941 gene encoding olfactory receptor 5W2-like translates to MVGENCCSLNGFIFLGMSNNPGIKVILFTMFIVVYLINLGGNLGMIALIRMDSQLHTPMYFFLSHLSFCDLCYSTAIGPKMLVDVFAKNKSIPFYGCTLQFFIFCTFADSEWLLLAVMAFDQYKAIRNPLLYVANMSNRVCSLLLAGVYLVGMADALMHTSLTFHLCFCGSNEINHFFCDLRPLFLLSCSDTQVNVLVLFTIFGFVELSNISGVLVSYCYIILSVLKIHSAEERFKAFSTCSSHLTVVAIFQGTILSTYFRPSSLYSSDQDKMTSLFYTLVIPMLNPLIYSLRKKDVKEALEKLRSKRWF, encoded by the coding sequence ATGGTTGGAGAAAATTGCTGCTCCTTGAATGGATTCATTTTCTTGGGAATGTCCAATAACCCTGGGATTAAAGTGATCCTGTTTACCATGTTTATAGTTGTTTATCTCATTAATTTGGGGGGAAATCTTGGAATGATTGCTTTAATTAGAATGGATTCCCAACTGCACACACcgatgtactttttcctcagccaCCTCTCTTTCTGTGACCTTTGTTATTCCACAGCAATTGGTCCCAAGATGCTGGTGGATGTATTTGCCAAGAACAAATCAATCCCCTTCTATGGCTGTACTCTGCAATTCTTCATCTTCTGTACCTTTGCAGATTCTGAGTGGCTATTGTTGGCTGTGATGGCCTTTGATCAGTACAAGGCCATTAGAAACCCGTTGCTCTATGTAGCCAACATGTCCAATCGAGTGTGCTCCCTGCTCCTGGCTGGGGTTTATCTGGTGGGAATGGCAGATGCTTTGATGCACACCTCATTAACATTCCACTTATGCTTCTGTGGGTCAAATGAgattaatcatttcttctgtgatttacgaccacttttcctcctttcctgctctGATACACAAGTCAATGTGTTGGTATTATTCACCATTTTTGGCTTCGTTGAACTGAGCAACATTTCAGGAGTTCTTGTCTCTTACTGTTATATTATCCTATCAGTCTTGAAGATCCACTCTGCTGAGGAGAGGTTCAAAGctttctccacctgctcctctcaCTTAACAGTTGTGGCAATTTTCCAGGGAACTATTCTCTCCACGTATTTCAGGCCGAGTTCTTTATATTCCTCAGATCAAGACAAAATGACCTCATTGTTTTACACACTTGTGATTCCCATGTTAAACCCTCTGATTTATAGCCTGCGGAAAAAGGATGTGAAAGAGGCCCTAGAAAAATTGAGAAGTAAAAGATGGTTTTAA